From Opisthocomus hoazin isolate bOpiHoa1 chromosome 10, bOpiHoa1.hap1, whole genome shotgun sequence, a single genomic window includes:
- the AAGAB gene encoding alpha- and gamma-adaptin-binding protein p34, with protein MAAAGPFALVTSCAAGFPAEELVKRITGKDDLTVGATTSGRVNFYPWTIDNKYYSADIHLCVVPNTFLVTGDIAESVQAFVVYFDSTIKSGLDSVSEWLPLTEEWLPEVMILVCNRVSENGVNRQKAQEWCIKHGFELVELSPEELPDEDDDFPESTGVKRIVQALNANVWSNVVMKSDRTQGFGLLSTLAGANCSVGSEESQDTESNPSPGDGEESFLDNREDGASTNNLQMDNVVDPMLDPDIQELANLTTRDGDLENFERLFSKLKEMKDKAATLPHEQRKLHAEKVAKAFWMAIGGDREEIEGLSSDEEN; from the exons atggcggcggcggggcctttCGCGCTGGTGACCAGCTGTGCCGCCGGCTTCCCGGCCGAGGAGCTCGTCAAAC GTATCACAGGAAAAGATGACCTTACTGTGGGTGCAACGACAAGTGGAAGAGTGAATTTTTACCCCTGGACAATAGATAATAAATACTATTCTGCAGATATTCACCTCTGTGTGGTACCAAACACATTTCTTGTTACTGGAGATATTGCTGAATCTGTGCAAGCATTTGTTGTGTACTTCGACAGCACAATA aAATCTGGACTTGATAGTGTCTCTGAATGGCTTCCCCTGACAGAAGAGTGGTTACCAGAAGTCATGATCCTGGTTTGTAACAGAGTATCTGAAAATG GTGTTAACAGACAGAAAGCTCAAGAATGGTGCATCAAGCATGGCTTTGAACTGGTAGAACTTAGCCCTGAAGAACTGCCTGATGAAGACG ATGACTTCCCGGAGTCCACCGGAGTGAAACGCATTGTACAAGCTTTGAATGCCAATGTGTGGTCCAATGTTGTCATGAAGAGCG acaggACCCAGGGCTTTGGGCTGCTCAGTACGTTAGCAGGTGCGAACTGTAGCGTTGGGTCAGAAGAGAGCCAAGATACAGAA TCCAATCCATCACCAGGAGACGGAGAAGAATCCTTTTTAGACAACAGGGAAGATGGAGCTAGCACAAACAACCTGCAGATGGACAATGTTGTCG ATCCCATGTTAGATCCAGACATTCAAGAGTTAGCCAACCTGACCACGAGAGATGGTGACCTGGAGAACTTTGAAAGGCTCTTTTCaaagctgaaagaaatgaaag ATAAAGCTGCAACGTTGCCTCACGAACAAAGAAAACTACACGCAGAAAAG GTGGCCAAAGCGTTCTGGATGGCAATTGGAGGAGACAGGGAAGAAATTGAAGGTCTCTCCTCGGATGAAGAAAACTAG